In the Quercus lobata isolate SW786 chromosome 5, ValleyOak3.0 Primary Assembly, whole genome shotgun sequence genome, one interval contains:
- the LOC115990274 gene encoding neurofilament medium polypeptide-like yields the protein MGKNEDKRFTKPNLKLVNKANLDRVLKAEIYVNEADGQLRATHLILGYTPLSFTFQAPKCVIKARDPRLHRISVAFKGFIIPKGIPLPQDTSRTEPLFVAVVSIGASSSQPVLREEEVEKKEEKEEEEEEVVELSDSSEDFGVFDQPIRSEEDLDEMGIQRKPQRSLMELIENQPGGKNAPGKSTEQKGKDVVDVGKSRPTREEDAQRAAKQQKTSHLPQRGQERFDTQPPKSQAWLPAPMHAGEPLRNDASIRDFNGGIRCHVIQNTFKLDERLNICYSQLDDEKKKWASAVQTLTQSEQDLADARKKLLTEEQAHKSADSALEGYQKQTEDQGKRLHEANAELKTAWEQVAVLKKHLEETQKLREQAEKSREEAEKAKVEAEQAMNEAEQKGYEIGVAETEETLKAEVPMVCPPPSSQAEDTPSTINPNEGVLPPSLPPPGQPEPAKGNNAPPEASLDKTAAAFEAEVASQGFQQDLASTVMSAEGAAKDKEGVTTSEADKSTNQAPN from the exons ATGGGGAAAAATGAGG ATAAACGTTTCACCAAGCCCAACCTTAAGTTAGTCAACAAAGCAAACTTGGATAGGGTATTGAAAGCCGAGATATACGTAAACGAAGCTGACGGCCAACTCCGAGCAACCCATTTAATCCTCGGCTACACCCCCCTCTCGTTTACTTTCCAagcgccgaagtgcgtgatcaAAGCCCGCGATCCTCGACTTCACCGTATTAGTGTTGCCTTCAAGGGGTTCATCATTCCAAAAGGTATCCCACTTCCCCAGGATACATCCCGCACTGAGCCCCTTTTTGTGGCTGTCGTCTCAATAGGAGCCTCTTCATCCCAGCCTGTCCTCAGAGAAGAGGAagtagaaaagaaagaggaaaaggaagaagaagaggaagaagttgTAGAACTCTCAGACTCCTCGGaagattttggggtttttgatcaACCTATACGCTCCGAGGAAGATCTTGATGAAATGGGAATACAAAGGAAGCCCCAAAGAAGTTTAATGGAGTTGATCGAGAATCAGCCTGGGGGGAAGAATGCGCCGGGGAAATCAAC ggaacagAAAGGGAAAGACGTGGTGGATGTTGGCAAGTCCCGTCCGACCCGTGAGGAAGATGCCCAAAGAGCGGCAAAGCAGCAAAAGACTAGCCATCTTCCTCAGCGAGGCCAAGAGAGGTTTGACACTCAACCTCCTAAGTCTCAAGCCTGGCTGCCAGCACCCATGCATGCTGGGGAGCCCCTACGAAATGATGCATCTATTAGGGACTTCAACGGTGGCATTAGGTGTCAC GTTATCCAAAATACTTTTAAGCTGGATGAGAGGCTCAATATTTGCTACAGTCAGCTAGACgatgaaaagaagaaatgggCGTCGGCTGTACAAACTTTGACACAATCCGAGCAGGACTTGGCTGATGCGAGGAAAAAGTTACTTACTGAGGAGCAAGCCCACAAGAGCGCTGACTCGGCCTTGGAAGGCTATCAAAAACAGACCGAGGACCAGGGAAAGCGCTTGCATGAGGCAAATGCAGAACTAAAGACTGCCTGGGAGCAAGTTGCAGTCCTTAAGAAGCACTTGGAGGAAACCCAAAAGCTGAGGGAGCAAGCTGAAAAGTCTAGGGAGGAAGCTGAGAAAGCAAAAGTCGAGGCCGAACAGGCAATGAATGAAGCTGAGCAGAAAGGCTATGAAATCGGTGTGGCTGAGACGGAGGAGACATTAAAAGCAGAGGTGCCAATGGTGTGCC CTCCTCCATCTAGTCAGGCTGAAGACACTCCCTCAACCATCAATCCTAATGAGGGGGTTTTGCCTCCAAGTCTTCCTCCTCCTGGCCAACCGGAACCGGCTAAAGGGAACAATGCCCCTCCAGAAGCTTCCTTGGACAAGACTGCAGCTGCTTTTGAGGCAGAAGTGGCCTCTCAGGGCTTTCAACAGGATTTGGCTTCCACAGTCATGTCAGCTGAGGGAGCTGCTAAGGATAAAGAGGGAGTCACCACCTCAGAGGCAGATAAATCAACCAACCAAGCTCCAaattaa